One Sphingomonas kaistensis genomic window, GCCATTGCCATCACCCCGGTCGACGCGTCCAGCAAGGCACCGGCCGGGCTGGAGGACAAGGAGGGTCGCTGGCTGTTCCGGCCGGACAGCGAGCAACCGACCGAGCGGCTGGCGGCGCTGGAAGACGTGCTGGCCGAGCTTGCCGATGCCTAGTCGGCGATGACCGGTTCGTCGCTCGTGCCCTGGTCGCGCTGTCCCCATTCCCGATTGATGGCCAGCGCACCCAGCGTGCAGATGACGCCCGAGAGCAGGTAAAGGCCGACCGACCAGAGACCCAGATTGGCGGTCAGCCAAAGCGCCACGAAGGGCGCGAAACCGGCACCGATGAACCAGGCCGAGTTGGAGACGATGGCCGCGCCCGTATAGCGATACTTCTGCTGGAAGCTCGAATTCACCGCGCCCGCGGCCTGGCCGAAGCTGAGACCCAGTAGCACGAAGCCGAGCAGGAGGTAGAGCGCCTCGCCGAACTGGCCGAAGCTCAGCATGATCGGTGCGAAGCAGAAGGTCCCGATCAGCGCCGCCGACACACCCAGCACCGCGCGCCGCCCGACCTTGTCGGCAAGCACGCCCGACAGAAGGATCGCCACGACGCAGACCAGCGCGCCGATGCCTTCGAAAATGAGGAAGCGCACCGGGCTCTCGGTGGTGAAGAGCTGATTGTAGGACAGCGGAAACACCGCAACGAGGTGGAACAGCGCGAAGCTCGCGAGCGGGGCAAAGGCACCGAGCAGGATCACCCGCCATTCGGCGAACAGGGTCTCGAATGGGGGCGAGGGCTGAAGCTCGCGATTGTCGAACAGACGCTTGAATTCGGGCGTGGCGACGATCCGCAGCCGCGCGAACAGCGCGACGACGTTCAATGCCAGCGCGACGAAGAAGGGGTAGCGCCAGCCCCAGCGTAGGAAGTCCGCCGTTTCGAGCAGGGCCAGGAAATAGGCGAACAGGGCACAGGCCAGCGCAAGCCCGAGCGGCGCACCGATCTGCGGGATCATCGAATACCAGCCGCGCTTTTCCTTGGAGGCGGTGAGGGCGAGCAGCGAGGGAAGGCCGTCCCACGCGCCGCCCAGCGCGACGCCTTGCAACAGCCGGAACAGGCCGAGCAGCCAGGCGCTCGCTGCGCCGACCTGCGCGTGGCTGGGTAGCAGCGCGATCGCCATGGTCGACCCGCCAAGCAGGAACAGCGCAATGGTAAGCTTCACCCCGCGGCCGTGATTCTGGTCGATGTAGGTGAACAGGAAGGTCCCGAGCGGACGCCCGAAAAATGCCAGGCTGAACAGCGCGAAGCTGGCGAGCGTACCCTCGACCGGGTCGAGATAGGGAAACACGAACGCCGGGAACACCAGCACCGAGGCGATCGCAAACACGAAGAAATCGAAGAATTCGGTCGTCCGCCCGATGATCACCCCGATCGCGATTTCGCCGGGGCGGACGTCGTGATGGGTTGAATGCACCACCCGTGCGTCACGCTCGAGCGCCTCGGAATTGCCAGTGTCGGCGGCGGTGGTGCTCATGTTGGGCGTCATCTCTCGCTTCGCATCGCGGGCACGGGGCGCGCGAATATCCAATATGCATACCTCTTTGCCCGAGCTCGCGACAGGAAGGGATTGGACATTTTGTCCAATGTCGCGCGCGCCGGGACAGGCCTAGGACGCAGCATCATGAGGTCGATCTCCCCCATCCCGGCAGTGCGAACGCTGACCGTGGCCCTTGCCGCCCTGCTGCTGGCGGGCTGCAACCATGCCGTGTTCAACCCGGCCGGGGACATCGCGCGCCAGCAGCGCGACCTCATCATCATCTCGACCGGGCTGATGCTGCTGATCATCGTGCCGGTGATGGTGCTGATCGTCGTCTTCGCGTGGCGCTATCGCAAGGGGAAGGGCGGCACTTACGACCCCAATTTCGACCATTCGACCACGCTCGAGCTGGCGATCTGGTCCGCGCCGCTGCTGATCATCATCGCACTGGGCGCGCTGACCTGGGCGAGCACGCACCTGCTCGATCCCTTCCGTCCGCTCGACCGCAAGGCGACCGCGCTCGAAGCCCGCGCCGAGAACAGCCAGGCGTTGCGCGTGCAGGTTGTCAGCCTCGATTGGAAGTGGCTGTTCATCTATCCCGACCTCGGCATCGCCACCGTCAACGATCTGGTGCTGCCCGTGGACCGCGAGGTGCGCTTCGACCTCACCTCGTCGAACATGATGAACACCTTCTACGCGCCGACCATGGCGGGCATGATCTACACCATGCCGGGGATGCAGAGCACGCTTCACGCGGTGCTCGACCGGCCGGTCGATAGCACGGGCTATTCGGGCAATTACAGCGGCGCGGGCTTCTCCCACATGCGCTTCCGCATCCGCGGCGTGCCCGAGCAGCAGTTTGCCGGCTGGGTCGCGCAGGCGAAGGCCAGCGGCCGGGTGCTCGACACCGCCACGTACATGCAGCTGGTCAAGCCGAGCGAGAAGGTGCCCTCGATGCTGTTCGCGGTCGGAGACCCCGACCTTTACCGCCGGATCGTCGAACGCTGCGTCGAGCCCGGCAAGCCGTGCATGGGCGATACCATGCGCAAGGACATGGGCCATGGCGGCGGCGGGCATGAAGGCATGACCCCGCGTGGCGGCTCCGTGCCTCCGCACGGCCAGAAGCCCGAAGGCGCCATCTTCAAATCGAATGAGGAGAAGGGCACCGGCTCGCACCTCACCAAGCCCACCGACACGCGCAAGGCCCCCGGCGCCACCAATCCCGGCGACGCTGCCAATCGCAACATGAGCTGATCGAAAGTAGCCCCTGTGATCGACGCAAAGACCATCTTCGGCCGGCTGGGTTGGGAAAGCTTTCCCATCCACGAGCCCATCCTGCTCGTCACCTTCGCGGTGGTGGCGCTGGGCGGGATCGCGGTGCTGGGCGCCATCACCAAGTTCAAGCTGTGGGGCTATCTGTGGCGCGAGTGGTTCACCACCGTCGACCACAAGAAAATCGGCATCATGTATTTCATCCTCGGCATCGTCATGCTGCTGCGTGGCTTTGCCGATGCGATCATGATGCGGCTGCAGCAGGCGATGGCGTTCGGCGGGAGCGAAGGGTACTTGAACGCCCACCACTACGATCAGGTCTTCACCGCCCACGGGACGATCATGATCTTCTTCGTGGCGATCCCGCTGGTGTCGGGCGTCATCAACTTCGTCATGCCGCTGCAGATCGGCGCGCGCGACGTCGCCTTTCCGTATCTGAATTCGCTGAGCTTCTGGCTGACCGCCGCGGGCGCGGGGCTGGTCATGGTGTCGCTGTTTATCGGCGAATTCTCGACCGCGGGCTGGCTCAATTACGTGCCGGTCGCCAATCTCGAAAATTCGCCGGGGGTCGGGCCTGATTACTACCTGTGGGCGCTACAGATAGCGGGCA contains:
- the cyoA gene encoding ubiquinol oxidase subunit II, with amino-acid sequence MRSISPIPAVRTLTVALAALLLAGCNHAVFNPAGDIARQQRDLIIISTGLMLLIIVPVMVLIVVFAWRYRKGKGGTYDPNFDHSTTLELAIWSAPLLIIIALGALTWASTHLLDPFRPLDRKATALEARAENSQALRVQVVSLDWKWLFIYPDLGIATVNDLVLPVDREVRFDLTSSNMMNTFYAPTMAGMIYTMPGMQSTLHAVLDRPVDSTGYSGNYSGAGFSHMRFRIRGVPEQQFAGWVAQAKASGRVLDTATYMQLVKPSEKVPSMLFAVGDPDLYRRIVERCVEPGKPCMGDTMRKDMGHGGGGHEGMTPRGGSVPPHGQKPEGAIFKSNEEKGTGSHLTKPTDTRKAPGATNPGDAANRNMS
- a CDS encoding MFS transporter, encoding MSTTAADTGNSEALERDARVVHSTHHDVRPGEIAIGVIIGRTTEFFDFFVFAIASVLVFPAFVFPYLDPVEGTLASFALFSLAFFGRPLGTFLFTYIDQNHGRGVKLTIALFLLGGSTMAIALLPSHAQVGAASAWLLGLFRLLQGVALGGAWDGLPSLLALTASKEKRGWYSMIPQIGAPLGLALACALFAYFLALLETADFLRWGWRYPFFVALALNVVALFARLRIVATPEFKRLFDNRELQPSPPFETLFAEWRVILLGAFAPLASFALFHLVAVFPLSYNQLFTTESPVRFLIFEGIGALVCVVAILLSGVLADKVGRRAVLGVSAALIGTFCFAPIMLSFGQFGEALYLLLGFVLLGLSFGQAAGAVNSSFQQKYRYTGAAIVSNSAWFIGAGFAPFVALWLTANLGLWSVGLYLLSGVICTLGALAINREWGQRDQGTSDEPVIAD